TCTACTAACTTACAGCTTATCATCTTAGCTTCTTCGTTTCTTAATGCTATAAGTCCGTATTTGCTTGCTATTTCTATATTTGAGTTTGTTATGCTTTTTTGTTTGATTTCTATTTGAGAGCCGACATCAAGCCCAAATGAAC
The sequence above is a segment of the Campylobacter hyointestinalis subsp. lawsonii genome. Coding sequences within it:
- a CDS encoding FeoA family protein, translated to MDLSKLQINQKAVLTSIEGISATKKRLRSFGLDVGSQIEIKQKSITNSNIEIASKYGLIALRNEEAKMISCKLVDGK